One Ferrimicrobium sp. genomic region harbors:
- a CDS encoding acetyl-CoA C-acyltransferase, producing the protein MSEAVIVAAVRTPIGRAFKGSLINERPDDLSGLVIAELMRRLPSLDPSRIDDVIWGAALQHGEQSMNLGRNVAGLGGLPESVPGTTVNRFCASSLQAIRMAFHAIKAGEGDVFVAGGVESTTRCSLKGFDPEDMNPRFTDTTRADYIDEMYIPMGLTAENVAKQFGVTREAMDAYAKLSQDRASAAINSGFFAREILPVTRADQSVISQDDGPRPNTTIEKLAELKPVFLPEGTVTAGNSCPLNDGAAGVVVMSDRLANELGLTPLARIVGSAVTGIAPEIMGVGPIEAINKVLALTGLTIEQMDIVELNEAFAAQVLPVARETHISIEDQLNPHGGAIALGHPFGMTGARIMTTLLNGLASTKGRYGLETMCVGGGQGMAMIVERL; encoded by the coding sequence ATGTCAGAAGCCGTCATTGTTGCCGCTGTACGTACCCCTATTGGCAGGGCCTTTAAAGGTTCGTTGATCAACGAACGACCCGATGACCTCTCGGGTCTCGTGATCGCCGAGCTGATGCGAAGACTGCCATCACTTGATCCAAGTCGCATCGACGACGTAATCTGGGGCGCCGCCCTCCAACACGGAGAACAGAGCATGAACCTAGGACGCAACGTCGCCGGGCTTGGGGGTCTGCCCGAGAGCGTTCCAGGAACCACCGTCAACCGGTTCTGCGCCTCCTCGCTCCAGGCGATCCGGATGGCCTTCCACGCGATCAAAGCCGGGGAGGGAGACGTTTTTGTCGCCGGTGGTGTCGAGAGTACGACCCGGTGCTCACTCAAAGGGTTCGATCCCGAGGACATGAACCCGCGCTTCACCGATACGACCCGCGCCGACTACATCGACGAGATGTACATCCCCATGGGCCTCACCGCCGAGAACGTCGCAAAGCAATTTGGAGTCACTCGTGAGGCGATGGATGCGTACGCTAAGCTCTCTCAGGATCGCGCGAGTGCCGCCATCAACTCCGGCTTTTTCGCAAGAGAGATCCTACCGGTCACGCGAGCGGATCAGAGCGTGATCAGCCAGGACGACGGGCCACGACCGAATACGACCATCGAAAAACTCGCCGAACTCAAGCCCGTCTTCCTGCCAGAGGGAACCGTCACTGCCGGCAACTCGTGTCCCCTTAACGACGGCGCTGCCGGCGTGGTGGTGATGTCAGACCGACTCGCCAATGAGCTCGGGCTCACTCCGCTTGCTCGCATCGTTGGGAGTGCGGTAACGGGAATCGCACCCGAGATCATGGGTGTTGGACCCATCGAGGCCATCAACAAAGTCCTCGCGCTCACCGGTCTCACGATCGAGCAGATGGACATCGTCGAACTGAACGAGGCCTTCGCCGCCCAGGTGCTGCCGGTGGCGCGCGAGACCCATATCTCGATTGAGGATCAACTCAACCCACACGGTGGGGCGATCGCGCTCGGTCACCCATTCGGCATGACCGGCGCTCGCATCATGACGACCCTCCTGAATGGCCTCGCCAGCACGAAGGGCCGCTATGGCCTCGAGACCATGTGCGTCGGAGGCGGGCAGGGCATGGCGATGATCGTCGAAAGGCTCTAG
- a CDS encoding peroxiredoxin, whose amino-acid sequence MTDSVRLASGDKAPSFCLPNQYSTQRCLESLAGKVSIVYFYPKDMTPGCTLEATDLNEMGDRLRELNIELVGISPDTVESHLNFAERFHLGFDLLSDPSKGVMAAWGAYGEKMNYGRKVVGVIRSTFILNPDLTIAHALYAVKATGHATRILRLCEAMAPSR is encoded by the coding sequence ATGACCGACTCCGTGAGACTTGCCTCGGGCGACAAGGCACCGTCATTTTGCCTACCAAACCAGTACTCAACACAGCGATGCCTTGAGTCACTCGCTGGTAAGGTCAGCATCGTCTACTTTTACCCGAAGGACATGACGCCCGGATGCACGCTTGAGGCCACTGACCTCAATGAGATGGGTGATCGGCTGAGGGAGCTCAACATTGAGCTCGTCGGCATCTCTCCCGACACCGTTGAGAGCCACTTGAACTTTGCCGAACGCTTTCATCTAGGGTTTGATCTTCTTTCCGACCCCAGCAAGGGCGTCATGGCCGCTTGGGGTGCCTACGGAGAAAAGATGAACTACGGTCGCAAGGTCGTTGGCGTCATTCGATCCACCTTTATCCTCAACCCAGATCTTACGATCGCTCATGCCCTCTATGCGGTCAAGGCCACCGGGCATGCCACACGCATCCTGCGCCTCTGCGAGGCGATGGCCCCATCACGCTAG